In Palaemon carinicauda isolate YSFRI2023 chromosome 1, ASM3689809v2, whole genome shotgun sequence, the genomic stretch GAGGTGAAAAATGGGGAAAAACTATATGACTCACTGATTACTTAAGGCCTTGCTTAAGTTTCCTTCTGCCTTAATCATATCATGAATAATTCTGAGATTGCAGATGTTCTGTCACATTTTTAAACGCGTTCAAGTTGAGTGACTTTAAATATTTCTTATCACTTCATCGTTGCAATTTTTGTAGTCTGAATTGTTTGTGTGACTCAAGTTAGTTCATGcaaattttcatgaaaaatgttatccgtttatataaaaaactatactGTTAAACGATAAATCTATATAGCAATGCTATCCAAGACAAGATGTCTcgatcattatattttgtttataaaaaaagaggaaCAAATAACAGTAAGGACACGATAGTCACCCTTTCCCTTTGGTTTATATAAATCGTTTGGTGGAACCCATTAAATATGGAAAGAAAGTGACTAGAAAGGTTGGAAAGACAGATTTCGGGTGTGTGCAAACGTCTAATTTAGTCAAATGGATAATCACAATATCAAAAGGCTTTAGATTTTCCATCGAGTATTTACAAGTATAACGTTCTTGCAATTTCACAAAGGCACTTGTGCTCTCAACAAGAAAATTCCTTTGCAACCATTAAACAACATACAAAAATACAACTACTTTTGGATATGCAACCATGGAAGCCTTGTGCAACCAAGCAGAAATAATATTTTAACAGACGTTTAACACCgaacattttgataaaaatttgaGTTGGATTTGGGAAAGGCAGGTAGTCGATGTATCTTCCCAATGTCTAAAAGTCTAAGTCTACGGAGGATTTAACGCCCTTCTCTGGTGTAGTCTGACAGCATCAACTAGTGACAGCTCCGGCAGAGACAGCATCATGCAGTTCTGACCAGAGTTATTAGCCGTGACATAAGCATTGACCTGCCCAGAATATTCTTTGTACAACAGAGCAGAGTCTTGACCCCTGACCTCGTGTGCCCCACACTCGGCAAAGTAATCTTCGCGTAGACTGCGAAGTAACGACACCTCCCTTGCCATTCTCCGGGTGCCAAATTCTAGCACGGCTTGGCGGTGCCTCGCTACAAAGTGATCGTATAAGATGACGTCGGCACTGTTGAGCTCCCTCAAGGCGTAGAGCGTTGCAGGATTTAAATTGTGCTTGACTTCCCTCCTCCGGGCATTCTTGGTGAAATAGACAAGGTCGTGCAAGGACCAACACAGCAAGTGCCTCAACAGAATAAGGGATTCGTCCATATATTCGGAGATCATCACCAGGTCAAATAGATTGTCGAGCTCCTCGATGGCACCCCGTAACTCGCTGACCGTTATGTTTTCCGGGTATCCGAAATCAAAGAGCATTTGGTTTCGACCAAATTTCCCGCCATACCTCGGAAGATCCATCAAGTTCTGTAAGACAAAAAACAAATGTAACTttattatgaagaaaaataaa encodes the following:
- the LOC137656593 gene encoding galactosylceramide sulfotransferase-like isoform X2, whose product is MHSRHLRTVVFGLVLGTLVTLLLYTTPQTLSSVSSFRYDVLSPDESRESKAGLCRPAHHLMFLKTHKCASSTVQNIFLRYGYKHNLTFALPRSGNYLGNPQHFTVDLIPPNLLPRSGKVDIFAVHTRLNVEEHSKILHNDTRWITIVRDPSALYESLFNFFHLGDIYGVHLSLFSRVPMANLMDLPRYGGKFGRNQMLFDFGYPENITVSELRGAIEELDNLFDLVMISEYMDESLILLRHLLCWSLHDLVYFTKNARRREVKHNLNPATLYALRELNSADVILYDHFVARHRQAVLEFGTRRMAREVSLLRSLREDYFAECGAHEVRGQDSALLYKEYSGQVNAYVTANNSGQNCMMLSLPELSLVDAVRLHQRRALNPP
- the LOC137656593 gene encoding galactosylceramide sulfotransferase-like isoform X1, whose amino-acid sequence is MLECLAVEVMHSRHLRTVVFGLVLGTLVTLLLYTTPQTLSSVSSFRYDVLSPDESRESKAGLCRPAHHLMFLKTHKCASSTVQNIFLRYGYKHNLTFALPRSGNYLGNPQHFTVDLIPPNLLPRSGKVDIFAVHTRLNVEEHSKILHNDTRWITIVRDPSALYESLFNFFHLGDIYGVHLSLFSRVPMANLMDLPRYGGKFGRNQMLFDFGYPENITVSELRGAIEELDNLFDLVMISEYMDESLILLRHLLCWSLHDLVYFTKNARRREVKHNLNPATLYALRELNSADVILYDHFVARHRQAVLEFGTRRMAREVSLLRSLREDYFAECGAHEVRGQDSALLYKEYSGQVNAYVTANNSGQNCMMLSLPELSLVDAVRLHQRRALNPP